A window from Enterocloster bolteae encodes these proteins:
- a CDS encoding PfkB family carbohydrate kinase, which translates to MKTLVIGAAIIDIIMKIKRLPKSGEDILCSETVSAVGGCAYNVAGTLRGFGVDHDLFVPVGRGMYGDMIAGDLEKLGYQILIREEESDNGYCLCLVEEDGERTFITVKGAEGRFRPSWFEQLSQDAYDSIYVAGYQVCGTSGGVISDWMAGAKGRMKEKRVFFAPGPVITDIDQAVMERILSVGPILHLNEKEAFDYAKQPSVEDCLKYLYGLNHNLVVVTMGASGTMYYDGSVMRQVPAYKTQVKDTIGAGDSHVAAMIAGYSKGLDTEQCVRLANRVASAIVSIQGPVMTGEMFEQQDFAPYILNGCSKHTNVEG; encoded by the coding sequence ATGAAAACCCTTGTAATAGGTGCGGCCATCATTGATATTATCATGAAAATAAAGCGTCTGCCTAAAAGCGGAGAGGATATCCTGTGCAGCGAAACCGTGTCCGCGGTGGGAGGATGTGCTTACAACGTGGCAGGTACGCTGCGGGGCTTTGGCGTGGACCACGACCTTTTCGTGCCTGTGGGAAGGGGCATGTACGGGGATATGATCGCAGGCGATTTGGAAAAGCTGGGATACCAAATCCTTATCAGGGAAGAGGAGTCGGACAACGGTTACTGCCTGTGCCTGGTGGAGGAGGATGGAGAGCGCACATTTATCACGGTCAAGGGCGCGGAAGGGCGCTTCAGGCCTTCCTGGTTTGAACAGCTGTCCCAGGATGCCTACGACAGCATCTATGTGGCCGGATACCAGGTGTGCGGTACCAGCGGCGGGGTCATTTCCGATTGGATGGCGGGCGCGAAGGGCAGGATGAAGGAAAAACGCGTTTTCTTTGCCCCGGGACCGGTCATAACCGACATTGACCAGGCTGTGATGGAGCGCATCCTTTCAGTGGGTCCCATTCTCCATCTCAATGAAAAGGAAGCCTTTGATTACGCAAAGCAGCCGTCTGTGGAGGACTGCCTGAAGTACCTGTACGGCCTGAATCATAACCTTGTGGTGGTCACCATGGGAGCTTCCGGCACCATGTATTATGACGGCAGCGTGATGAGGCAGGTCCCTGCCTATAAAACACAGGTAAAGGATACCATAGGTGCAGGCGACAGCCATGTGGCTGCCATGATTGCCGGGTACTCCAAAGGGCTGGATACGGAACAATGCGTGAGGCTTGCCAACCGGGTGGCCTCGGCAATCGTTAGCATCCAGGGGCCGGTGATGACCGGGGAAATGTTTGAACAGCAGGATTTTGCGCCGTATATCCTGAACGGGTGCAGTAAACATACGAATGTGGAGGGGTAG
- the pnuC gene encoding nicotinamide riboside transporter PnuC, which produces MNKIKEFFRDWSIFEKVWLIFVCSLMTVIWFINGDTPFMLVLSLTGSLNLVLGAKGKVAGLYFAIINSAMYAYQCLGIPLYGEVMYNVLYSIPVSATAIYLWKKNATSDGEVRFRTMTLKLVAGVAIATAVGVWGYSELLKYMGGSFAFMDSLTTVVSVIASMLYLLRYSEQWLMWVIVNALSIIMWIMVFVSGDTTALLIIVMKTVNLLNSLYGYMNWRKISQKTAE; this is translated from the coding sequence ATGAATAAGATAAAAGAGTTCTTTCGTGATTGGAGTATATTTGAGAAAGTCTGGCTGATTTTCGTGTGTTCCCTGATGACTGTCATATGGTTTATCAACGGGGATACGCCGTTCATGCTTGTCTTAAGCCTTACAGGCAGCCTGAACCTGGTGCTGGGAGCAAAGGGCAAGGTGGCAGGACTTTATTTTGCCATCATCAACAGCGCCATGTACGCGTACCAGTGTCTGGGAATCCCGCTGTACGGCGAGGTCATGTACAATGTGCTCTACAGCATTCCGGTCAGCGCCACGGCCATCTATCTGTGGAAGAAGAACGCAACCAGCGACGGCGAGGTCAGATTCCGTACCATGACGCTTAAGCTTGTGGCAGGGGTAGCCATAGCCACAGCCGTGGGAGTCTGGGGATATTCAGAATTGTTAAAATACATGGGCGGTTCCTTTGCGTTCATGGATTCACTGACCACAGTGGTATCCGTTATAGCCAGTATGCTCTATCTGCTGCGTTATTCCGAGCAGTGGCTTATGTGGGTTATTGTCAACGCTCTGTCTATTATCATGTGGATTATGGTGTTTGTATCAGGGGACACCACGGCCCTGCTTATCATTGTAATGAAAACAGTGAATCTGCTGAATTCCCTCTACGGATACATGAACTGGAGGAAAATATCGCAGAAAACAGCGGAATGA
- a CDS encoding GntR family transcriptional regulator: MREKLAKYEQIRQDIIHKIESMEYRPNQVIPSENELCASYGVSRITVRKAIDELVHEGLLYRIKGKGSFVRDHGSEGLSRIYSFTEAILHQGKTPSKKLLSLKVEEADADIRRRMGLEEGEEVYVIKSIYYADGRPYCINTSILPRKLFPKLELFDFNHNSLYEVLKSFYQLSFTKARQILNATVGSSEIYGYLETEQNQPLLRINAASFCLYHDNETVFEIYESYILTDILSYYVEKYNT, from the coding sequence ATGAGAGAGAAATTAGCCAAATATGAGCAGATCAGGCAGGATATCATACATAAAATCGAGAGCATGGAATACAGGCCCAACCAGGTCATTCCGTCGGAAAATGAACTGTGCGCATCCTATGGGGTAAGCAGGATTACAGTCAGGAAGGCCATAGACGAGCTGGTTCATGAGGGGCTGCTCTACCGAATCAAGGGAAAAGGAAGCTTTGTCAGGGACCATGGCTCGGAGGGGCTGTCGCGTATCTACAGCTTTACCGAGGCCATTCTCCATCAGGGAAAGACGCCGTCCAAAAAGCTGCTGTCACTGAAGGTGGAGGAAGCAGACGCGGATATAAGGCGAAGGATGGGGCTGGAGGAAGGGGAGGAGGTCTATGTCATCAAGAGCATTTATTATGCGGACGGCAGGCCTTACTGTATCAATACCTCTATCCTCCCCAGGAAGCTGTTTCCCAAGCTGGAGTTATTTGATTTCAACCACAACTCCCTGTATGAAGTGCTTAAATCCTTTTACCAGCTCTCCTTCACAAAGGCGCGCCAGATTTTAAACGCCACAGTGGGAAGCAGTGAGATCTACGGATATCTGGAGACTGAGCAGAACCAGCCCTTGCTCAGAATCAACGCTGCCTCATTTTGCCTGTACCATGATAATGAAACTGTATTCGAGATATATGAATCCTATATATTGACGGACATCCTCAGCTATTATGTGGAAAAATATAACACGTAA
- a CDS encoding putative polysaccharide biosynthesis protein, with protein MNHSLTASSPVSKRLSPRKMAFITGTLLLTSTGFICRILGFFYRIFMSRTIGAEGLGIYNMVHPIFSICFAVCAGSIQTALSQYVAANQTRGRAVFRTGLVIAMGMSFLLAWVIYGNAGFLAEKLLLEPRCAPYLPVMAVSVPFAALHACINGYYYGMQKARVPAFSQVAEQVIRMGAVFLIASIWLESGRQITVSLAVYGHLIGEMASAVFTVFCLGFFPPCKDGDSRRAPAIPLSFGATAAPLMALALPLMGNRLILNVLGSAEAIWIPNRLMSSGLTNSEALSVYGVLTSMALPFILFPSAITNSMAVLLLPTVAEAQADGNEARISSMISMSLRYSCYMGVLCIGIFTIFGNQLGVSVFHDQNAGTYITILSWLCPFMYLATTMGSILNGLGRTSSTFFQNVFAMVIRLAFVLFAIPRYGILGYLWGMLVSELALALMSFLAVKRLVPFCWDTVNMIVKPVLLLLISIGMYLAFSQSCFWLKELPLFIMTAVQILFLSFSYMGLLLLFHKKRPLP; from the coding sequence ATGAATCACTCATTGACCGCATCCTCCCCTGTCTCCAAGCGCTTGTCACCCAGGAAAATGGCCTTCATCACCGGGACCCTACTCCTGACCTCCACCGGGTTCATATGCAGGATACTGGGATTCTTCTACCGAATCTTCATGTCCAGGACCATCGGCGCCGAGGGACTGGGGATTTACAATATGGTGCACCCCATATTCAGTATCTGTTTCGCTGTCTGCGCAGGCTCCATCCAGACCGCCCTGTCGCAGTACGTGGCTGCCAACCAGACCAGGGGCAGGGCCGTATTCAGGACGGGTCTGGTCATTGCCATGGGCATGTCCTTTCTCCTGGCCTGGGTCATCTATGGAAATGCCGGTTTCCTGGCAGAAAAGCTTCTGCTGGAACCAAGATGCGCCCCCTATCTGCCGGTGATGGCAGTGTCTGTTCCCTTTGCAGCCCTCCACGCCTGTATCAACGGTTACTACTACGGCATGCAGAAAGCCCGTGTCCCCGCCTTTTCCCAGGTGGCGGAGCAGGTCATACGCATGGGCGCCGTGTTCCTCATCGCCAGCATCTGGCTGGAATCCGGACGCCAGATTACGGTAAGCCTGGCTGTATACGGGCACCTGATTGGTGAGATGGCATCTGCCGTGTTCACTGTGTTCTGCCTTGGCTTCTTCCCGCCCTGCAAAGACGGGGATTCCCGCCGAGCTCCGGCCATCCCCCTTTCCTTTGGCGCCACTGCGGCCCCCCTTATGGCTCTGGCCCTTCCCCTTATGGGAAACCGTCTGATATTAAATGTCCTGGGAAGCGCGGAAGCCATATGGATCCCCAACAGGCTGATGAGCTCCGGCCTCACAAACTCAGAGGCCCTGTCCGTATACGGCGTGCTGACCAGCATGGCCCTGCCCTTCATCCTGTTTCCCTCTGCCATCACCAACTCCATGGCCGTGCTCCTGCTGCCCACGGTGGCCGAAGCCCAGGCCGACGGCAACGAGGCCCGTATTTCCTCCATGATATCCATGTCCCTGCGCTACAGCTGCTATATGGGTGTGCTGTGCATCGGCATATTTACCATCTTTGGGAACCAGCTGGGCGTCAGCGTATTCCACGATCAGAATGCAGGTACATATATCACCATCCTGTCATGGCTGTGCCCCTTTATGTACCTGGCCACTACCATGGGAAGCATCTTAAACGGTCTTGGCAGGACTTCATCCACCTTTTTCCAGAATGTGTTTGCCATGGTCATACGGCTGGCGTTTGTACTCTTTGCCATTCCCAGATACGGTATCCTGGGATACCTGTGGGGCATGCTGGTCAGTGAACTGGCCCTGGCCCTCATGAGCTTCCTGGCGGTAAAGCGACTGGTACCCTTTTGCTGGGATACCGTCAACATGATAGTTAAGCCCGTGCTCCTTTTACTGATTTCCATCGGCATGTATCTGGCATTTTCCCAGTCCTGCTTCTGGCTTAAGGAGCTTCCCCTCTTTATCATGACAGCCGTGCAGATTCTGTTCCTGAGCTTCAGCTACATGGGACTTCTGCTCCTGTTCCACAAAAAGCGGCCCCTGCCTTAA
- a CDS encoding MATE family efflux transporter produces MSSNESENERYEMLVNGDIHKVIPRLAVPTIISMMVSAIYNMADTFFVSQLGTSASGAVGIIFSAMAIIQALSFTIGMGSGNYMARCLGAGRHEDGERAVSVAFFTGFLLGTCLGVFCLFHIDQVVMLLGATETIKPYAVEYARYIFLATPFMMCSFIMNNLLRLQGLAAFAMVGITAGGILNIALDPIFIFGLGLGTSGAAIATGLSQFISFCILLAQCNLRRECIHIRIGNFRPSLFLYGKILSGGLPSLTRQGMASIATIVLNTTAHPFGDAAIAAMAIVNRLIYFVNSAVIGFGQGFQPVCGFSYGARKYSRVRQAYWFCVKFTTCILVVVCAGGFLVSGHVISLFRKNDPEVIAIGTLALRLQIATMWMNGFLTMSNMMSQSIGYGFRATLLAISRQGLFLIPVLLIAAHFLGLLGIQLAQPVADIATLVLTLVIIRGIFREFNKLEGL; encoded by the coding sequence ATGAGCTCTAATGAATCAGAAAACGAACGGTACGAAATGCTGGTGAACGGGGACATACACAAGGTTATCCCGCGGCTTGCCGTCCCCACCATCATCAGCATGATGGTCAGCGCCATCTACAACATGGCAGATACATTTTTTGTGAGCCAGCTTGGCACCAGCGCCTCCGGCGCTGTGGGCATCATATTCTCAGCCATGGCCATCATCCAGGCCCTGTCCTTTACCATCGGCATGGGCAGCGGCAACTACATGGCCCGGTGTCTGGGCGCCGGACGCCATGAGGACGGGGAACGCGCTGTCTCGGTCGCGTTTTTTACCGGCTTCCTCCTGGGTACCTGTCTGGGCGTTTTCTGCCTGTTCCACATTGACCAGGTTGTGATGCTTCTGGGCGCCACGGAAACCATCAAGCCCTATGCAGTGGAATATGCCCGCTATATTTTCCTGGCCACGCCTTTTATGATGTGTTCCTTTATCATGAACAACCTGCTGCGGCTCCAGGGCCTGGCTGCCTTTGCCATGGTGGGAATCACCGCCGGCGGCATCCTTAACATTGCCCTGGACCCCATCTTCATCTTCGGCCTTGGTCTGGGCACATCCGGGGCTGCCATTGCCACCGGCCTGTCCCAGTTTATCAGTTTCTGCATTCTCCTCGCCCAGTGCAACCTGCGCAGGGAGTGTATCCATATCCGCATTGGCAATTTCCGTCCCTCCCTTTTCCTTTACGGCAAGATCTTAAGCGGAGGCCTTCCCTCCCTGACCCGCCAGGGTATGGCCAGCATAGCGACTATTGTGTTAAATACCACGGCCCACCCATTTGGCGACGCGGCCATCGCTGCCATGGCCATTGTGAACCGCCTGATTTACTTTGTCAACTCAGCCGTCATCGGCTTCGGCCAGGGGTTCCAGCCCGTGTGCGGATTTTCCTACGGCGCCAGAAAATACAGCCGGGTCCGCCAGGCCTACTGGTTCTGCGTGAAATTTACCACCTGCATACTGGTTGTGGTGTGCGCAGGCGGCTTCCTGGTCTCCGGTCATGTAATCAGCCTGTTCCGGAAAAACGATCCTGAAGTCATTGCCATCGGCACGCTGGCCCTGCGCCTGCAGATAGCCACCATGTGGATGAACGGATTTCTGACCATGAGCAACATGATGTCCCAGTCCATCGGCTACGGATTCCGCGCCACCCTTCTGGCTATCTCACGCCAGGGTCTGTTCCTCATTCCGGTGCTTCTCATCGCCGCCCATTTCCTGGGCCTTTTGGGCATCCAGCTGGCCCAGCCCGTTGCCGACATCGCAACCCTGGTTCTCACCTTAGTCATAATCCGGGGCATCTTCAGGGAATTTAACAAGTTAGAGGGCCTCTAA
- a CDS encoding MerR family DNA-binding transcriptional regulator, with the protein MPKKNYIGKIADLFSVSIATLRYWGKEGLVKFDHSEENGYRTWSMHTLRTLCDITLYRQLSIPIQDLKHIHELNAEEIYSLLQCRREYICDMIEDLQDKLKHIDIKSDQVNTVRTMLYSEPSFLSLSLPAICAYELLNKENLSHLYDHEKELVILIQPQTPSRYDYGRFTAVPANPGTLLRPKDDAPRVYLHVLLKSSYEDPADNDLAIYYDYLKMHNYRPGPAIGRVLVSACEGRLMNYYDTYIEAIPFKTSTIFQKDGIS; encoded by the coding sequence ATGCCGAAAAAAAATTATATAGGGAAAATAGCCGATTTATTCAGCGTTTCAATTGCAACACTGAGATACTGGGGAAAGGAAGGCCTGGTCAAATTCGACCACAGCGAAGAAAATGGCTACCGCACCTGGTCCATGCACACACTGCGCACCTTGTGCGACATCACCTTATACCGGCAGCTTTCCATACCCATCCAGGATTTAAAGCATATACATGAATTAAATGCAGAAGAAATCTATTCCCTTCTCCAGTGCCGCCGTGAATACATATGTGATATGATTGAGGATCTACAGGATAAGTTGAAACACATTGACATTAAATCAGACCAGGTCAATACCGTAAGAACAATGTTGTATTCTGAACCCAGCTTTTTATCCCTCTCCCTTCCGGCCATCTGCGCTTATGAGCTTTTGAATAAAGAAAACCTGTCCCACCTGTATGACCACGAAAAGGAATTAGTCATCCTGATACAGCCGCAAACCCCATCCAGATATGACTATGGCCGGTTTACTGCCGTCCCGGCAAATCCGGGTACGCTCCTTCGTCCCAAGGATGATGCGCCGCGTGTTTATCTGCATGTACTTCTAAAAAGCTCATATGAGGATCCGGCTGATAATGACTTGGCCATCTATTATGATTATCTTAAAATGCATAATTACCGCCCCGGTCCTGCTATCGGGAGGGTGCTGGTTTCTGCCTGTGAAGGAAGGCTGATGAACTATTATGATACGTACATAGAGGCCATACCTTTCAAAACTTCAACAATATTCCAAAAGGACGGTATATCATGA
- a CDS encoding M55 family metallopeptidase → MKVYISVDIEGTANAVGWDSTAPGGLDYERNRLEMTKEAVAAARGAHAAGADEIVIKDAHGHGNNILPEYMPEYVELIRSYTYAPDVMVEGIDESFDAAFYVGYHSAAGCEGNNLAHTISHSKVHSIKVNGEIASEFMIYSYMAAYRNVPSVLLTGDRSLCQTGKKYHPCLVTVPVKDDIGGRNRGISGELACKQIEKAAKHALEQDLAEARIVLPGHFDVELCFKDHTLAKSGSYYPGATQKDPYTITFQSDDWYDVGRFLIFTIL, encoded by the coding sequence ATGAAGGTGTATATCAGTGTTGATATCGAGGGAACCGCCAATGCGGTTGGCTGGGACTCAACAGCGCCGGGCGGATTGGACTATGAGCGCAACCGTCTGGAGATGACAAAAGAAGCGGTTGCCGCCGCCAGGGGAGCACACGCTGCCGGGGCTGATGAAATCGTAATTAAGGATGCCCATGGCCACGGAAATAACATTCTCCCGGAATACATGCCGGAGTATGTGGAGCTGATCAGAAGCTATACATATGCCCCGGATGTAATGGTAGAGGGCATCGACGAGAGCTTTGACGCTGCTTTTTATGTGGGCTATCACAGCGCGGCAGGGTGTGAGGGCAATAATCTCGCCCATACCATTTCGCATTCAAAGGTACATTCCATCAAAGTAAATGGGGAGATAGCCTCTGAGTTTATGATTTACAGCTATATGGCAGCCTACCGCAATGTCCCCAGTGTACTATTGACCGGTGACAGAAGCCTGTGCCAGACAGGGAAGAAGTATCACCCATGCCTTGTGACAGTACCGGTAAAGGACGACATCGGAGGCAGGAATAGAGGAATCAGCGGGGAATTGGCATGTAAACAGATTGAGAAGGCTGCAAAGCATGCCTTGGAACAGGATTTGGCAGAAGCCAGAATTGTACTGCCTGGACATTTCGATGTAGAGCTGTGTTTTAAGGACCATACACTGGCGAAATCAGGAAGCTATTATCCCGGCGCAACCCAGAAAGATCCTTATACCATAACCTTCCAGTCAGATGACTGGTATGATGTGGGAAGATTCCTTATTTTCACCATTTTATAA
- a CDS encoding winged helix-turn-helix transcriptional regulator, with protein sequence MPDIKIVSSEIEVTLKVIGGKWKPLILHYLQYGGVKRYNEILRYLGTAPKKTLTAQLRELEEDGIIDRTVIPTLPVQVEYSITEHGKTLFPILSLMCDWGYKNMGDRYQLTHPTCGCEDEE encoded by the coding sequence ATGCCAGACATAAAAATTGTTTCCAGCGAAATAGAGGTGACTCTCAAGGTCATCGGCGGGAAATGGAAGCCGCTGATTCTGCACTACCTGCAGTACGGGGGTGTAAAACGTTATAATGAAATCCTGCGTTATCTGGGAACCGCCCCCAAAAAGACGCTGACCGCGCAGCTGAGAGAATTAGAGGAGGATGGAATTATTGACCGGACAGTCATTCCCACGCTTCCTGTCCAGGTTGAATATTCCATAACAGAACACGGAAAGACACTTTTTCCGATTCTCAGCCTCATGTGTGACTGGGGATATAAAAATATGGGGGACCGCTACCAGCTGACGCATCCCACCTGCGGTTGTGAGGATGAGGAATAA